The genomic region GTGCCAACATTTGGGATTGCAAACCAATACatgtttggatcaataagctgtCGAATCTGGAAAGCATGCAATaaaattatacataaatattAAGACGAAAAAGGAATATAATCATACAGCATTGTAGTCGAAAATAGATATATGAAGGAGATAATCAACATAAAACTACACAAGTTTCCCACAGGAATCTTGTGTTGACAAGTATTCCTGGAACCTATAAAGTGAAGTTCCGTATATCCAACAATAGGAGGACGTGCAAAATTTGCTTAACCAAAGAAAAAGTTTGCTATATCTTGTTGCATCTTAAAGCATGAAATGATAGAGAAAGGTTACAACATTCTCATTGCAGACAATACTGCTTAACAGAAAACATAAAAAGTGCATTATTGAATGGTACAATTTTCTTAATATCCCTAATGaaacaaattatttattttgtaccAAAAGAAAGAGATAGAAAAGAAATGAATATGTGTAAAATTGGGCACCATTTGCATAGAAATAGAATACAAGATAAACAGCTGTATCATACTTCTCAGAAAACCAAGTAACATTTAGTCTTGTGATTGTTCTCAGCAAGCATTTTGGTATATTGAGAAgagataataattaaaaatactattaaagTTTAATCACTAAAAGGAAGCAAAAGTTTCAAAATCCCTTATGACATTATGTAATCCATCAAAGAAAATTAGAAAACTGTCATGTATCATTGTCTTCGGACTTTCCCAATTTGTGAAGAAACTACAAAAAACTTTCCTCCCAAAAATATCTAATGTGGTTGCCCTCTTTGTTTAATCACTCACTCAAAGACTTCATACTCTATCTAGTATGTACAATTGTACAAACATAAATATAGTTATAACTACAGAAGGGTAACTACGGCCAACCAATGAATAAAAAAAGTAAACAGAGCTTTTATATTTCATGTTTACTCACAATGACACCGGCATTAATTAAAAGGGTGATGTGGCTGTCCTTCACCTTCCCCCCAAGTGACAAGAGTGAGCACTGCATCAAGAAGCACACTTCGCTAATTATAGAAATTGATTCAGTAAATTCCCTGAGATAACAAAGTACAAAGATTTTGAGCTGATAAATCAGAAAATATCATCTTTTAtattagtatatctgaatataaATCTGTATGATGCACTTGACACTCCTATGTTTAGCATTCCGATTCTTCCAAAGTAAAGGCATTTGCCATATTATAAGGATTTGTTATAGAGTAGACAGTGTAATAAACAGAACTGGGAATTATTATATGGTATAAATAAGCTTATTAGTGAATCTCACTCACAAGCTCCTGATGTTCAATGCCAGTTTCCAGCTTCAAATCCAGAACATAATTTTTGAACCACCCAAAAACTTCATATtccatttctttctttccttccattCTTTTAAAAACTTGATCTATCTATGGATCAATAGTCAGAAAAGATAAATGGAACATTTCAGTGACAGTCCTTTCAGAAGCATAAATAGGTCAGCAGAAACAACTCATATTGTAGTGAACTACATTCTTAAATcaaaaaggaaataaactaaggCATCCAAGATGGGGACAATTCAGTAGCACTAAAACTAGAATGAACATTTTATACTATGGCCCAACACTGCATTCCTGAAAGTTGGAATCATAAATTCATAATAATACAAACTAACCTGCTTTATGTAGTCATCCAAAAACATTATAGCATAATCATCTTGTCCagtatttaatttgaaaataCGCAGAACTTTGTCCCTCCTTAGAGACTGCACAATTGCACAAATAAGATATATCACCCAATTACCACGTATCCATCAAAGCTTTAATGTTTAGCAAATTAAAACACAAAGATTATGAAATTTATCAGACCTCCAATTCCCTGTCCACCTGCGTTCTGTCCTTTACACTGCTATACAACTGGGATTTTAATATAAAAGGCTGAACCGACACCTGAAAAATTCAAACGTCATTATTGACACTTTAAATCTATTACAATAAACACAACTAAAATTCACATGCTCTAAAAGTATCAGAAAGGATTGTGCTTACTCTGACTCACAATATGACCAACCTTCATTTAGGTATATGTTGTATTTTGCTATCAAATAAAAAGTGTATTCTTTTCTAAATACCTAATCTTCCTTTATTACAGAAATTAAAGATATACACTAGTACAACCACCTTAAATGCACTCAAGTAACATGCAATAATTCATCCAAGTCCAACCATATAATGTTATGTAGCACTCAATTACAACAATGTTACATGGCACTTGAGTAACAAAGGATTAAATTTTGATATCACCTTAAAAGCTTTTTCATATTATCATTCAATTATACATTGACATACCATTACAAGTGTTTGAATCCTATAATAACGACTTTAATGCTGTAAAAAAATACATGATTAATTCACGATGGAAACAATTATATCAAAATAAACCTCTTCTAGTAAATACTTGAACTAGTCCAACAAATCAAATATATACATGACATGAAGTAAGTTCGAATGCGATTTTGAGAATGTTATAAGATATCAATATCAATTTAGTTCCCCAATTTACACCTATCCTACCCATCACTTTGATACTTATAAGGATAGTTCATTTAATACTATAAAGATCCGACTCGATACAATAAATACCTAAAGGAGTAATTCACTATCCTGAGTATCTTTCAAACACTAATTTGAGTACTAACACTGCGTTTAGATCGAGAGACAAGGTGAGACAGGACACGCAGACTCTTCCTTCTATGTTTCAGATTCTAAGTGCTACAAGAAAATCTCTATGTATTTGTGTCTATGAGACACTAACCAAATGGACCCTAGCATAATCTAGTTTTATACTCAACACAAATAACTAACAGCTAGTTCATTAtaaaacagagagagagagatgctGAAGCTGAAATCAAAATCAAACTAGGAAGTGTTCGTAGAAGGAGGAACCAAACCTTATCAATGTCAGGGAACTGAGCTCGCATGATTTGAAGCGCGACGAGCGTATCGCTGAATGTGAGATCGTCCTCTGCAAAATATGCTCAAATTCACAAACaacctagagagagagagagagagagaggcgaagaagaagagaaggtgcGTACGCAGTGACGAGGAGGTTGCAGCGTCGGCGGCGGAATCATCCATGCGGCGGCGTTTGGTGCCTTTGGAGGAAGATTCTGGAAGGTCATCCATGACTGCTGCCGCGTTTATTTCAACTACTTAGGGGGTGTTTGTGAAACACTGGAGAGAGAGGATAAAAGTGCGCTTCAGTGTTTTAAATGTTGTTCTTTGATATTTAGCAACTTTGAT from Arachis ipaensis cultivar K30076 chromosome B02, Araip1.1, whole genome shotgun sequence harbors:
- the LOC107625031 gene encoding serine/threonine-protein kinase 19 isoform X1, with the translated sequence MDDLPESSSKGTKRRRMDDSAADAATSSSLQDDLTFSDTLVALQIMRAQFPDIDKVSVQPFILKSQLYSSVKDRTQVDRELESLRRDKVLRIFKLNTGQDDYAIMFLDDYIKQIDQVFKRMEGKKEMEYEVFGWFKNYVLDLKLETGIEHQELCSLLSLGGKVKDSHITLLINAGVIIRQLIDPNMYWFAIPNVGTLLKGLAQGRNELISLLSRRRYKEMMLATLEKKRLRMSPLDMRFHLRDLIGSGHLRTDHTPTGLIIRVSKD
- the LOC107625031 gene encoding serine/threonine-protein kinase 19 isoform X2: MDDLPESSSKGTKRRRMDDSAADAATSSSLQDDLTFSDTLVALQIMRAQFPDIDKVSVQPFILKSQLYSSVKDRTQVDRELESLRRDKVLRIFKLNTGQDDYAIMFLDDYIKQCSLLSLGGKVKDSHITLLINAGVIIRQLIDPNMYWFAIPNVGTLLKGLAQGRNELISLLSRRRYKEMMLATLEKKRLRMSPLDMRFHLRDLIGSGHLRTDHTPTGLIIRVSKD